In one Geovibrio ferrireducens genomic region, the following are encoded:
- a CDS encoding ABC transporter ATP-binding protein: MEKKPLLNVDNIYLSFGGIQAIAGVRFQVYEGEIFSIIGPNGAGKTSILNTITGIYPPTKGKIIYDGTDITGTPVHKRPQMGIVRTFQNLELFKGMTVLDNLMLSRHIFIKYGLLSSMLYFGKARKEEIEHRKRVEKVIDFLRLTHIRKKHVYELSYGLQKRVELARALCLEPRLLLLDEPMAGMNSEETEDMARFIIDINEEAGVTVILIEHDMKVVMDISTRVVAVNFGEKICKEGTPEEISSHPDVIAAYLGEEQWV; this comes from the coding sequence ATGGAAAAGAAGCCTTTATTGAATGTGGACAACATCTACCTCAGCTTCGGCGGCATACAGGCAATAGCCGGAGTCCGGTTTCAGGTTTACGAGGGTGAAATATTCTCCATCATAGGCCCCAACGGAGCGGGGAAGACAAGCATTCTCAATACAATCACGGGCATTTACCCGCCCACCAAAGGGAAAATTATCTACGACGGAACAGACATAACAGGCACTCCGGTGCATAAGCGCCCGCAGATGGGCATTGTGCGCACATTTCAGAACCTTGAGCTCTTCAAGGGGATGACAGTTCTGGACAACCTCATGCTCTCACGGCACATTTTCATAAAATACGGGCTTCTCTCCTCCATGCTTTACTTCGGAAAAGCAAGGAAAGAGGAGATAGAGCACCGCAAAAGGGTGGAAAAGGTTATCGACTTTCTCCGCCTCACCCACATACGCAAAAAGCATGTCTACGAGCTCTCCTACGGCCTCCAGAAGAGGGTGGAGCTTGCCCGTGCCCTCTGTCTTGAACCGAGGCTTCTTCTCCTTGATGAGCCGATGGCGGGGATGAACAGTGAGGAGACGGAGGACATGGCAAGATTCATCATAGACATCAATGAAGAGGCAGGGGTTACTGTAATCCTCATTGAGCATGATATGAAAGTGGTCATGGACATTTCAACCAGAGTTGTCGCTGTTAACTTCGGTGAAAAAATCTGTAAGGAAGGCACGCCGGAGGAGATTTCATCCCACCCGGACGTGATAGCCGCCTATCTTGGGGAGGAGCAATGGGTTTAG
- a CDS encoding AMP-binding protein translates to MGLDRTLPYYLYKNFMEQPAKTAVREKDFGIWQESDWKEYAGNVVKLALYFEHIGIRPEDRVAIIGDNKPEWVYAELAAQLVGAVPFGIYQDSVTEEVKYLLQTSGTSLVIAEDQEQTDKILELLPELPAVKKIIYYDDKGMYQYDDEKLIYFKDILAREKVGGEWIKRYMEGRLKSISENDVAVMCTTSGTTGHPKLAMLTHKNLLTMAESLAEADPKNDRDEFVSFLPLPWIGEQMMCVVSALRFRFTVNFPESTDTVQADMKEIGPDFVFSPPRVWENMASTVQVKIMDATPFKRFVYNRLLPVGYEYADAKFSRQTPSLMLKLRYAFAYQILFRKLKERMGFSNLRSAMTGGAALGPDTFRFFHALGINLKQIYGQTEIAGISCIHRNSDVDFTSVGAPIKGTEIKITENGEIISRSDAVFAGYYGNSEATEESLRDGWLYSGDAGYFDENGKLVVIDRMKDLMHLKDGTRFSPQFIENKIKFSPYIKEAVTLGDGREYITLILNIDMSIVGKWAENNKIAYTTYTDLSAKEEVYRLVAGELETVNAQLPPEMRVRKFVLLYKELDADDGELTRTRKVRRGFIEEKYSEITKALYEDTESVNIKALIKLQDGRERTIETDMRLYLMEN, encoded by the coding sequence ATGGGTTTAGACAGGACTCTTCCCTATTATCTGTATAAAAACTTCATGGAACAGCCCGCCAAGACCGCAGTCCGTGAGAAGGACTTCGGAATCTGGCAGGAATCGGACTGGAAGGAATATGCGGGCAATGTTGTCAAGCTTGCGCTGTACTTCGAGCATATCGGTATAAGACCGGAGGACAGGGTTGCCATAATCGGCGACAATAAGCCGGAATGGGTTTATGCGGAGCTTGCCGCCCAGCTTGTGGGGGCTGTGCCCTTCGGCATTTATCAGGACTCCGTTACGGAGGAGGTGAAGTATCTGCTTCAGACCTCCGGTACATCGCTTGTTATAGCTGAAGATCAGGAGCAGACGGACAAGATACTTGAACTCCTGCCGGAACTGCCTGCGGTTAAAAAAATAATCTACTACGATGATAAGGGGATGTATCAGTATGACGATGAAAAACTGATATATTTCAAGGATATTCTCGCCCGTGAAAAGGTCGGGGGGGAGTGGATAAAGCGTTATATGGAAGGGCGGCTCAAAAGCATTTCCGAAAACGATGTGGCTGTGATGTGTACCACCTCCGGAACCACGGGACACCCCAAGCTTGCCATGCTCACCCATAAAAACCTGCTGACAATGGCGGAAAGCCTCGCTGAGGCAGACCCCAAGAATGACAGGGACGAGTTTGTCTCCTTCCTCCCCCTGCCTTGGATAGGCGAGCAGATGATGTGCGTGGTCAGCGCTCTGCGCTTCCGCTTTACGGTAAATTTTCCCGAAAGCACTGATACGGTTCAGGCGGATATGAAGGAGATAGGCCCAGATTTCGTGTTCTCACCGCCGAGAGTGTGGGAGAATATGGCCTCCACAGTTCAGGTTAAGATAATGGACGCAACGCCGTTCAAGCGTTTCGTATATAACAGACTGCTCCCCGTGGGGTATGAATATGCGGATGCGAAATTCAGCAGACAGACCCCTTCGCTGATGCTTAAACTGCGCTACGCCTTTGCATATCAGATACTTTTCCGCAAGCTCAAGGAGCGCATGGGGTTCAGCAACCTCAGAAGCGCCATGACAGGCGGTGCGGCTCTGGGGCCTGATACGTTCCGTTTCTTCCACGCCCTCGGCATAAACCTTAAGCAGATCTACGGTCAGACGGAGATTGCAGGCATTTCCTGCATCCACAGAAACAGCGATGTGGACTTCACCTCGGTCGGTGCGCCTATCAAAGGAACAGAGATAAAAATCACGGAAAACGGCGAGATAATTTCACGCAGTGATGCCGTATTTGCCGGATATTACGGAAACAGCGAGGCGACTGAGGAATCCCTGCGTGACGGCTGGCTGTATTCCGGTGATGCCGGCTATTTTGATGAAAACGGGAAGCTGGTGGTCATAGACCGTATGAAGGATCTCATGCATCTGAAGGACGGAACGAGATTTTCGCCGCAATTCATTGAAAACAAAATAAAATTCAGCCCGTATATCAAAGAGGCAGTAACTCTGGGTGACGGACGCGAATATATCACCCTGATCCTCAACATTGACATGAGCATTGTGGGCAAATGGGCGGAGAACAACAAAATTGCCTATACCACATACACTGACCTTTCCGCAAAGGAAGAGGTTTACAGGCTTGTTGCCGGGGAGCTGGAGACGGTGAACGCGCAGCTTCCGCCGGAAATGAGAGTGAGGAAGTTTGTTCTGCTTTACAAAGAGCTTGATGCGGATGACGGAGAGCTCACCAGAACCCGCAAGGTACGCCGCGGCTTCATTGAGGAGAAATACAGCGAAATCACCAAAGCCCTGTATGAGGACACAGAATCAGTTAACATAAAAGCGCTTATCAAGCTTCAGGACGGCAGGGAAAGGACTATCGAAACGGATATGCGCCTTTACCTGATGGAGAATTAA
- a CDS encoding inositol monophosphatase family protein, with protein sequence MEELIKAALEAGEIIKDGFKKSKEVKYKGSIDLVTEYDVAVENFLKQKLSPLFPEHVIIGEESSTGNEEPEKAIYIDPIDGTTNFVHSFPFVAISIGFYEKGEAVRGLVYNPVLGEMFCAEKGAGAFLNNERIRVSETQETKKSLIATGFPYSIVESRCPDVLSMLGKVLGNTRGIRRAGSAALDLCYTAKGTFDCYYEFNLKPWDVAGGICIVQEAGGRVSGPESRKHSITGDFIIASNGLVHEKMLELIKC encoded by the coding sequence ATGGAAGAGCTTATTAAAGCCGCTCTCGAAGCGGGTGAAATTATAAAAGACGGTTTTAAAAAGAGTAAAGAGGTTAAATACAAGGGGAGCATTGACCTTGTTACCGAATATGATGTGGCGGTGGAAAACTTTCTGAAACAAAAGCTTTCGCCGCTTTTCCCCGAACACGTGATAATAGGGGAGGAATCCTCCACAGGTAATGAGGAGCCGGAAAAGGCAATCTACATAGACCCCATAGACGGAACAACAAACTTTGTGCATTCTTTTCCGTTTGTTGCAATATCAATCGGCTTTTATGAGAAAGGCGAGGCGGTGCGCGGCCTTGTTTACAACCCTGTGCTGGGTGAAATGTTCTGCGCTGAGAAGGGAGCGGGTGCGTTCCTGAACAATGAGCGCATACGTGTTTCAGAAACACAGGAAACAAAAAAGTCGCTGATCGCTACAGGCTTCCCTTACTCTATTGTTGAAAGCAGATGCCCGGACGTGCTCTCCATGCTGGGAAAAGTTCTCGGCAATACCAGAGGCATACGCAGGGCAGGTTCTGCTGCACTGGATCTGTGTTATACTGCTAAAGGAACCTTCGACTGCTATTATGAGTTCAACCTCAAGCCGTGGGATGTGGCAGGGGGGATATGCATTGTTCAGGAAGCGGGCGGAAGAGTCAGCGGTCCGGAGAGCAGAAAGCACAGCATAACCGGAGATTTTATCATCGCTTCAAACGGGCTTGTGCATGAGAAGATGCTGGAACTCATAAAATGCTGA
- a CDS encoding ABC transporter ATP-binding protein has protein sequence MLKINNIEVVYNDVILVLKGLSLEVEQGRIAALLGSNGAGKTTTLKAVSGLLRPDDGEITDGEIWFDGQRIDKKDAADIVKSGIFQVMEGRRVFKDLTVEENLIAGAYTRPGNTVSTGIERVYNYFPRLKDRRSQLAGYMSGGEQQMLAIGRAIMAAPKLILMDEPSLGLAPLLVKEIFNIITTLNREEGTTILLVEQNANMALSAAHYGYIMENGRVVLDGTTEELKANDDVKEFYLGLSEKKSFREVKHYRRRKRWLS, from the coding sequence ATGCTTAAAATCAACAACATAGAAGTTGTTTACAATGACGTTATCCTTGTATTGAAAGGACTTTCCCTTGAAGTGGAGCAGGGCAGAATAGCCGCCCTGCTCGGCTCTAACGGGGCGGGCAAGACCACCACCCTTAAGGCGGTGAGCGGTCTTCTGCGCCCTGATGACGGCGAAATAACCGATGGGGAAATCTGGTTTGACGGGCAGAGGATCGATAAAAAAGACGCGGCGGATATTGTGAAGTCGGGCATTTTTCAGGTGATGGAGGGCAGGCGGGTTTTCAAAGACCTCACGGTGGAGGAAAACCTCATCGCCGGAGCCTACACCCGGCCGGGAAACACTGTCTCCACTGGGATTGAGCGTGTCTACAACTACTTTCCCCGCCTTAAGGACAGACGGAGCCAGCTTGCGGGCTACATGAGCGGAGGAGAGCAGCAGATGCTCGCCATAGGCAGGGCAATAATGGCAGCGCCTAAGCTTATCCTGATGGATGAGCCTTCTCTCGGTCTTGCCCCGCTTCTGGTTAAGGAGATTTTCAATATCATAACCACCCTGAACAGGGAGGAGGGCACTACCATTCTCCTTGTTGAGCAGAACGCAAACATGGCTCTTTCCGCTGCGCATTACGGCTACATAATGGAAAACGGGCGTGTGGTTCTGGACGGAACAACGGAAGAACTCAAGGCGAATGATGATGTTAAGGAGTTTTACCTCGGTCTTTCGGAAAAGAAAAGCTTCCGTGAGGTAAAACACTACAGGAGAAGAAAGAGATGGCTTTCTTAG
- a CDS encoding ABC transporter substrate-binding protein translates to MKKLALLLMVFALLTGTALAAKPVKIGVLVDESGGTGDVGKPYGEGIKDCVRWFNENGGINGAPVEILYVDYGYKIPAALSAYKKFMREGVVAIHGWGTGDTENLVKMVTKDKMPYFSASYSEHITDPKSAPYNFIVGATYSDQVRAALKYIKSQGGNTDVAFIYNDSGFGRSPFFPDGENSAKELGIKLVDNQVVDLKALDATSQLLNMNKKNPGYAFIQQTYMATSTILKDAKKLNIPTKFIGLNWTFGKKLVEMTGADSEGFIGTNAFTLWTDTNVEGIKFLRDLNKKYHPNVTYRDVNYIQGFSSMYVLLNGLKMANGNYSGENIKKTLETMKNFSTMGLTAPVTFTPQSHKGVRALKLYQVKGGELVPFTDYISAD, encoded by the coding sequence ATGAAGAAACTTGCGTTACTTTTAATGGTTTTTGCACTGCTCACGGGGACTGCACTTGCTGCCAAGCCTGTGAAAATCGGCGTTCTGGTGGATGAGTCCGGCGGAACAGGAGATGTGGGCAAACCCTACGGCGAAGGGATTAAGGACTGTGTGCGCTGGTTCAATGAGAACGGCGGCATAAACGGCGCTCCCGTTGAAATTCTGTATGTTGACTACGGCTATAAGATTCCCGCCGCGCTCAGCGCATACAAAAAGTTCATGCGTGAAGGCGTGGTCGCTATCCACGGCTGGGGAACGGGCGACACGGAAAACCTCGTGAAGATGGTTACAAAGGACAAGATGCCTTATTTCTCCGCATCATACTCAGAGCACATAACTGACCCGAAAAGCGCCCCCTATAACTTCATAGTCGGCGCTACTTACTCAGATCAGGTTCGTGCGGCTCTCAAATATATCAAGTCGCAGGGCGGGAACACTGATGTGGCATTTATTTACAATGACTCCGGCTTCGGACGTTCACCCTTCTTCCCCGACGGTGAGAACAGCGCTAAAGAGCTGGGTATCAAGCTTGTTGATAATCAGGTGGTTGACCTTAAGGCTTTGGATGCCACAAGCCAGCTTCTCAACATGAACAAGAAAAACCCCGGCTACGCCTTCATCCAGCAGACCTACATGGCCACATCCACAATCCTTAAGGATGCTAAAAAACTGAACATACCCACTAAGTTCATCGGGCTTAACTGGACATTCGGCAAAAAGCTTGTGGAGATGACAGGGGCTGATTCAGAAGGGTTTATCGGCACAAACGCCTTCACTCTCTGGACAGATACAAATGTGGAAGGGATCAAATTCCTTCGCGATCTCAACAAAAAGTATCATCCCAATGTTACATACAGGGATGTTAACTATATCCAGGGATTCTCCTCAATGTATGTGCTGCTCAACGGACTTAAAATGGCAAACGGCAACTACAGCGGCGAAAACATCAAGAAGACTCTGGAAACAATGAAAAATTTCAGCACAATGGGACTTACCGCACCCGTTACGTTTACTCCGCAGAGCCATAAAGGCGTGCGGGCGCTTAAGCTGTATCAGGTTAAAGGCGGGGAGCTTGTGCCGTTTACTGACTATATTTCGGCGGACTGA
- a CDS encoding methyl-accepting chemotaxis protein: protein MSIKSIIHYLDGLSLKVKMAIASSLLVALTVFGVLVLDSIRLHKVETALSSYMNQLKDMIFMSTYDSLKKGNMHVFKNMIAEIGKYHDVAEFSLVHTDGLVAYSSSPEKVGQKVEYEFNPEHEESFTDNGNMVYHFPVKTIGYCLRCHTDWQEGTVNSYYLVKLKRDALISVQRMSFISDVFVLLCGMALVFIIYFLVNRLVIRNVDKLQNTIVNAAENLDLSLKSDISSRDEMGEIAARYNKFMEIIGRDITGTFRSISNVMEQVLPLSLSAMRIKKMNDETLRLAGEVAAASEEVSATVRDSAENIQNSSTKADETLRLSEDGGIAMQETTKLASNVSGLVNTLAGEMQDLLKSSVEVGEIVQVITDITEQTNLLALNAAIEAARAGEAGRGFAVVADEVRKLAEKTHQSAADITKVVSSMQFKVQAAVGNAGKALEIVNLQGSKVVTANEKFMDIKASVEELNGLLMHIASAVQQQSAATSQIAVNIEDVAKMSEMNSGGIDKMVKGVEIVVQQLDESESELKKFTLDAKIIPFIHAKASHVLMMKSVYHGYMYNERVEIKSFEECEFTKFVRNEGEAAFGRDPDFAALDAPHRNVHALAQKIKHMLEKRENPANEVDALQAEIENFIGKLNVMIDKYS, encoded by the coding sequence ATGAGCATAAAAAGCATAATTCATTATCTGGACGGCCTTTCGCTTAAGGTCAAAATGGCAATAGCCTCCTCTCTTCTGGTGGCTCTCACTGTTTTCGGTGTTCTGGTGCTGGACAGCATAAGGCTCCATAAGGTGGAAACAGCACTCTCAAGCTACATGAACCAGCTTAAGGATATGATCTTCATGTCCACTTACGACTCGCTGAAAAAGGGGAACATGCATGTTTTTAAAAACATGATAGCTGAAATCGGCAAATATCACGATGTCGCCGAGTTCTCCCTTGTTCACACGGACGGGCTGGTGGCTTATTCATCCAGTCCTGAAAAGGTCGGGCAGAAGGTGGAGTATGAGTTCAACCCGGAGCATGAGGAAAGCTTTACAGACAACGGCAACATGGTTTACCATTTCCCCGTTAAAACCATAGGCTACTGCCTGCGCTGCCACACCGACTGGCAGGAGGGTACTGTAAATTCCTATTACCTTGTGAAACTTAAACGTGACGCGCTTATCAGTGTTCAGCGGATGTCTTTTATTTCCGATGTTTTTGTCCTGCTGTGCGGGATGGCTCTGGTTTTCATAATATATTTCCTTGTGAACAGGCTGGTTATCAGGAATGTGGACAAGCTCCAGAATACCATTGTAAACGCCGCGGAGAACCTTGACCTGAGCCTCAAGTCAGACATTTCCTCCCGCGATGAGATGGGGGAAATAGCAGCCAGATACAACAAGTTCATGGAGATTATCGGGCGGGATATAACAGGTACTTTCCGGTCTATTTCAAATGTTATGGAACAGGTTCTGCCGCTTTCCCTCTCTGCAATGCGCATTAAAAAGATGAATGACGAAACCCTCCGCCTTGCGGGTGAAGTGGCCGCGGCCAGTGAAGAGGTCAGCGCCACAGTGAGGGATTCCGCCGAGAATATACAGAACTCCTCCACCAAGGCTGATGAAACCCTCCGATTGTCAGAGGATGGCGGCATCGCCATGCAGGAGACCACTAAGCTTGCCTCTAACGTAAGCGGGCTTGTAAACACTCTGGCAGGTGAGATGCAGGATCTGCTTAAGTCGTCTGTGGAAGTGGGTGAGATTGTTCAGGTAATTACTGATATTACAGAGCAGACCAACCTCCTTGCGCTGAACGCCGCAATAGAAGCTGCAAGGGCAGGGGAAGCGGGCAGAGGTTTTGCCGTGGTTGCGGACGAAGTGCGCAAACTGGCTGAAAAAACCCATCAGTCGGCGGCGGATATTACAAAGGTTGTCAGTTCCATGCAGTTCAAGGTTCAGGCGGCTGTGGGCAATGCCGGAAAAGCTCTTGAGATAGTAAATCTTCAGGGAAGTAAGGTTGTCACCGCCAATGAGAAGTTCATGGACATCAAGGCATCGGTGGAGGAACTGAACGGGCTTCTTATGCATATCGCCTCCGCTGTTCAGCAGCAGTCCGCCGCTACGTCACAGATAGCGGTGAATATAGAAGATGTGGCTAAAATGAGCGAAATGAACTCCGGCGGCATAGATAAAATGGTTAAGGGTGTTGAGATTGTCGTTCAGCAGCTTGACGAATCCGAATCCGAGCTTAAGAAGTTTACACTGGATGCGAAAATCATTCCGTTTATCCATGCGAAGGCAAGCCATGTTCTGATGATGAAGTCTGTCTACCACGGCTATATGTACAATGAGCGTGTGGAGATAAAGTCATTTGAAGAATGCGAGTTCACCAAATTCGTCAGGAATGAGGGCGAGGCAGCCTTCGGCCGTGATCCTGATTTCGCGGCTCTGGATGCTCCTCACAGGAATGTCCACGCACTGGCGCAGAAGATAAAGCATATGCTTGAAAAGAGGGAGAACCCGGCAAATGAGGTCGATGCTCTCCAGGCGGAGATTGAAAACTTCATCGGCAAGCTTAATGTGATGATTGATAAGTATTCCTAA
- a CDS encoding branched-chain amino acid ABC transporter permease encodes MSYVNCGNFKTSYEKDAELFQTKLSRFLIYAFITALFAVPFFLGDYLLYVMNLIFIAVIGAVGLNILTGFTGLISLGQGAFMGVGAYAAGYLSVTYGLPFFLAIPAAGLITAVFGAFFGIPSLRLKGLYLSIATLAAQFIIEFGFIRLEFITGGVTGLSIDYASFLGYEIDSDFSFYFLALVLCIIMTLAGVNMMRTRAGRAFLSIRDNYIAAEAMGINLFRYKLTSFAISSFYAGVAGSLWAYYTSIITPENFTIGVSIQYLSMIIIGGLGSILGSIFGAVFIVILPEVLQSFSDWAGGYYPNLTQIIGSIKEGVFGLVIILFLMFEPEGMVRRWRLIKAYWKLWPFSY; translated from the coding sequence ATGAGCTACGTCAACTGCGGAAACTTCAAAACCTCTTATGAAAAGGATGCCGAGCTTTTTCAGACAAAGCTTTCCAGATTTCTCATATATGCATTCATCACGGCGCTTTTTGCCGTTCCGTTCTTCCTCGGCGATTATCTGCTGTATGTGATGAACCTTATCTTCATAGCAGTGATAGGCGCTGTGGGACTTAACATACTCACGGGCTTTACCGGGCTTATCTCCCTTGGTCAGGGTGCGTTCATGGGTGTGGGTGCTTATGCGGCGGGGTATCTGTCTGTCACATACGGACTGCCGTTTTTCCTCGCCATCCCTGCGGCAGGGCTCATCACAGCAGTTTTCGGCGCGTTTTTCGGCATCCCCTCTCTGCGGCTCAAGGGGCTTTATCTTTCAATAGCCACCCTTGCGGCACAGTTTATCATCGAGTTCGGCTTCATCAGGCTTGAGTTTATAACAGGCGGAGTTACCGGGCTTTCCATTGATTACGCAAGCTTCCTCGGCTATGAGATAGACAGCGATTTTTCCTTCTATTTCCTTGCGCTTGTGCTGTGCATCATTATGACACTTGCTGGTGTGAACATGATGCGCACCAGAGCGGGCAGGGCGTTTCTCTCCATAAGGGATAACTACATAGCCGCAGAGGCAATGGGTATTAACCTGTTCCGCTATAAGCTGACATCCTTTGCCATAAGCTCGTTTTATGCCGGCGTGGCGGGTTCCCTCTGGGCATACTACACATCAATCATCACGCCGGAGAACTTCACCATCGGCGTTTCAATACAGTATCTCTCCATGATCATCATAGGCGGTCTGGGCAGCATACTGGGCAGCATTTTCGGCGCTGTGTTCATAGTTATTCTTCCTGAGGTTCTGCAAAGCTTCTCCGACTGGGCAGGGGGCTACTACCCCAACCTTACGCAGATAATCGGCTCAATCAAGGAAGGCGTGTTCGGGCTTGTGATAATCCTTTTTCTGATGTTTGAACCGGAAGGGATGGTGAGAAGATGGAGACTGATAAAGGCCTACTGGAAACTCTGGCCATTTTCATACTGA
- the zapE gene encoding cell division protein ZapE, which translates to MTSAGNYIDISKLSFNVSIEECFANLKPHPKFSGCTFDNYIPDENFPSQHYIKNLLKETAEMMKKKYEKPVKKGFSFFKPKPAFQKPLNIYIDGSYGIGKTHLLSATYNMTDMKKAFMSFSEMNYFFHYLGVEKCIEEFSKLDLLLVDEFELDDPAMCLIMVRFFKEVNKDTLIVTTSNTLPSELGKLRFQVDRFEKEMGVIAASFKTVVVEGEDYRKKHKIWKRNVSTESFFDAFTNYIGEAKAKTRTDFDKLMKILEENHPFRYFMIPSNCEAMFIDGLLPFKELNSALRFNHLIDHCYYYNTKLFIKSEYELKDLFSAAMLESPFEKKLKRCLSRLDELAVFYRS; encoded by the coding sequence TTGACCAGCGCCGGAAACTACATCGACATAAGCAAACTAAGCTTTAATGTATCCATAGAGGAATGTTTCGCCAATCTGAAGCCGCATCCGAAATTTTCAGGCTGCACATTTGACAACTACATACCCGATGAAAACTTCCCCTCTCAGCACTATATCAAAAATCTGCTGAAAGAAACAGCCGAGATGATGAAAAAGAAGTATGAAAAGCCTGTCAAAAAAGGATTTTCGTTCTTTAAACCCAAACCGGCGTTCCAGAAGCCGCTCAACATATACATAGACGGAAGCTACGGAATAGGCAAAACACACCTCCTCAGCGCCACATACAACATGACTGATATGAAAAAAGCGTTCATGAGCTTTTCAGAGATGAATTACTTTTTCCATTATCTCGGTGTGGAAAAATGCATAGAGGAATTCTCCAAGCTGGATCTGCTTCTCGTGGACGAGTTTGAGTTGGATGACCCTGCCATGTGTCTTATAATGGTGCGTTTTTTTAAGGAAGTTAATAAAGATACGCTGATCGTAACCACTTCAAACACGCTGCCGAGTGAGCTCGGCAAGCTCCGCTTTCAGGTGGACAGGTTCGAGAAGGAGATGGGCGTGATAGCCGCCTCCTTCAAAACCGTTGTGGTGGAAGGGGAGGACTACCGCAAAAAACACAAGATATGGAAACGGAACGTTTCGACGGAATCCTTCTTTGACGCTTTCACCAACTATATCGGCGAAGCCAAGGCGAAGACCCGCACAGATTTTGATAAGCTCATGAAAATCCTTGAGGAGAACCACCCTTTCAGATATTTCATGATCCCCTCAAACTGCGAGGCTATGTTCATAGACGGACTTCTGCCGTTCAAAGAGCTTAACAGTGCGCTGCGGTTCAACCACCTTATAGACCACTGCTACTATTACAACACGAAGCTTTTCATAAAATCAGAGTATGAGCTTAAGGATCTGTTTTCGGCGGCAATGCTGGAATCGCCGTTTGAAAAGAAGCTGAAACGCTGCCTTTCAAGGCTGGATGAGCTTGCGGTGTTCTACAGAAGCTGA
- a CDS encoding branched-chain amino acid ABC transporter permease produces the protein MEFFVQLIITGTVIGSIYALLALGFTLIYKATDVVNFAQGELLMVGAYICLHLTVSYSVPFWASFLITLVFSFTMGFFIEKVFLRRMIGEPIISIIMLTIGLSSVMKAIVQIFWGTDTRTYPQVFSQEPFLIAGLSISRVYIYSIAAVAVFLILFSIFFKKSKVGVAMRAVASDQQAALSMGIDVKRIFALSWGIAAVVSAVGGIFLGNINGINTTLSHFGLKVFPVVILGGLDSIVGAIVGGLIIGILENLAGGYIDPLIGGGAKEIFPYVVMIAVLMIKPYGLFGTKAVEKV, from the coding sequence ATGGAATTTTTTGTTCAGCTTATAATAACCGGAACGGTGATAGGAAGTATTTATGCGCTCCTCGCCCTCGGATTTACGCTTATATACAAGGCCACTGATGTTGTTAACTTCGCTCAGGGCGAGCTCTTGATGGTCGGCGCTTATATATGCCTGCATCTTACAGTGAGCTACAGTGTCCCCTTCTGGGCATCGTTTCTCATAACCCTCGTGTTCTCCTTCACTATGGGCTTTTTTATCGAAAAGGTCTTTCTGCGCAGAATGATAGGGGAGCCTATAATCTCAATTATAATGCTCACCATCGGGCTCTCCTCTGTGATGAAGGCTATAGTTCAGATTTTCTGGGGAACTGACACCCGCACATATCCGCAGGTGTTCTCTCAGGAACCGTTTTTGATAGCCGGTCTGAGCATCAGCCGTGTTTATATCTATTCCATTGCTGCGGTTGCTGTTTTTCTCATACTGTTTTCAATTTTCTTCAAGAAGTCAAAGGTCGGTGTGGCTATGCGCGCTGTCGCAAGCGATCAGCAGGCGGCTCTTTCCATGGGCATAGATGTTAAAAGGATCTTCGCTCTTTCATGGGGCATAGCTGCCGTTGTTTCTGCTGTCGGCGGTATCTTCCTCGGCAATATCAACGGTATAAACACCACTCTCTCCCATTTCGGGCTTAAGGTTTTCCCCGTGGTTATCCTCGGCGGGCTGGACAGCATAGTGGGCGCTATTGTAGGCGGGCTGATAATCGGCATACTGGAAAACCTTGCGGGCGGCTACATTGACCCCCTTATCGGCGGCGGAGCGAAGGAGATTTTCCCCTATGTGGTGATGATTGCCGTGCTTATGATTAAGCCTTACGGTCTTTTCGGAACCAAGGCGGTGGAGAAGGTATGA